From Burkholderia savannae, a single genomic window includes:
- a CDS encoding PhzF family phenazine biosynthesis protein: MNAATTASAHADRAADRPISAPIYQVDAFANRRFAGNPAAVVLLDRFPDDATMQAIAAENNLAETAFAVPHASGYRLRWFTPRIEVPLCGHATLASAAVVMERVEPARERVVFDTASGPLTVERTPDGYRMDFPARPTAPSDARAHARLADALGAGALEDVHANAHVYLARLASAQAVRALNPDMAALAALDRSGVIVTAADGGDYDFVSRYFAPAKGVPEDPVTGSAHCALAPYWAARLGKTAFRAHQASPRGGDVRCRLNGERVELEGSCVFYLEGRVTF, encoded by the coding sequence ATGAACGCAGCGACCACGGCAAGCGCGCATGCCGATCGCGCGGCCGACCGGCCGATCTCGGCGCCCATCTATCAAGTCGACGCGTTCGCGAATCGCCGTTTCGCGGGCAATCCCGCGGCCGTCGTGCTGCTCGATCGCTTTCCCGACGACGCGACGATGCAGGCGATCGCGGCAGAGAACAATCTGGCGGAAACGGCGTTCGCCGTGCCGCACGCGTCCGGCTATCGGCTGCGCTGGTTCACGCCGCGCATCGAGGTGCCGCTTTGCGGGCACGCGACGCTCGCGAGCGCCGCCGTCGTGATGGAGCGGGTCGAGCCCGCGCGCGAGCGCGTCGTGTTCGACACGGCGAGCGGGCCGTTGACCGTCGAACGCACGCCGGACGGCTACCGGATGGATTTCCCCGCCCGGCCGACCGCGCCGAGCGACGCGCGTGCACATGCACGGCTCGCCGACGCGCTCGGCGCAGGCGCGCTCGAAGACGTGCATGCGAACGCGCACGTGTATCTGGCGCGGCTCGCGAGCGCGCAGGCGGTGCGCGCGCTGAATCCGGACATGGCCGCGCTTGCGGCGCTGGATCGCAGCGGCGTGATCGTGACGGCCGCGGACGGCGGCGACTACGATTTCGTCAGCCGCTATTTCGCGCCGGCGAAGGGCGTGCCGGAAGATCCGGTGACGGGCAGCGCGCATTGCGCGCTCGCGCCGTACTGGGCGGCGCGGCTCGGCAAGACCGCGTTTCGCGCGCATCAGGCGTCGCCGCGCGGCGGCGACGTGCGCTGCCGGCTGAACGGCGAGCGCGTCGAGCTCGAAGGATCGTGCGTGTTCTATCTCGAGGGGCGCGTGACGTTCTGA
- a CDS encoding Lrp/AsnC family transcriptional regulator: MMGDCKLDKIDLRILAQLQKRGRITNVELADAVGLSPSPCLIRVKRLEKAGYIAGYGADIQLEKLGDVQIVFTEVTLADHRREDFDRFVAAIRNVDEIVECHLASGGYDYLLKFVTRSVSHYQTIIEGLLERNIGIEKYFSYVIIKSPFVKRHYPLEALFADRH; this comes from the coding sequence ATGATGGGCGACTGCAAGCTGGACAAGATCGATCTGCGGATACTCGCGCAGCTGCAAAAGCGCGGCCGCATCACCAACGTGGAGTTGGCGGATGCGGTCGGCCTGTCGCCGAGCCCGTGCCTGATACGGGTCAAGCGCCTGGAGAAAGCGGGCTACATCGCCGGCTACGGCGCGGACATTCAGCTCGAAAAGCTCGGCGACGTGCAGATCGTGTTCACCGAAGTCACGCTCGCCGACCACCGCCGCGAGGACTTCGACCGCTTCGTCGCGGCGATCCGCAACGTCGACGAGATCGTCGAATGCCACCTCGCGAGCGGCGGGTACGACTATCTGCTGAAATTCGTCACGCGCAGCGTGAGCCACTATCAGACGATCATCGAAGGGCTGCTCGAACGGAACATCGGCATCGAAAAGTACTTCAGCTACGTGATCATCAAATCGCCGTTCGTGAAGCGGCACTATCCGCTCGAAGCGCTGTTCGCCGATCGGCATTGA
- a CDS encoding aminotransferase class III-fold pyridoxal phosphate-dependent enzyme, with protein MIIPSLIEADRRHLIHPVVSYRAHEARGVTVLDSADGVFLRDAEGNELLDAFSGLWCVNVGYGRDSIVKAAAEQMARLPYATAYFHFGSAPAIKLAEKLTALAPKSLARVYFTLGGSDAVDSALRFITHYFNATGRPQKKHVIALERGYHGSSSIGAGLTALATFHRHFDVPQPTQHHIESPYAYRHPAGHDDAALIAASVAALEAKVAELGAERVAAFFCEPVQGSGGVIVPPFGWLKAMRDACSRLGILFVADEVITGFGRTGPLFACEAEGVEPDLMTVAKGLTAGYAPMGAVLMSDEIYRGIADGGAADAAIGHGHTYSAHPVSAAIALEVLRLYHEGGLLENGIAHAPRFARELDALRAHPLVGDARSRGLLGALELVADKASKARFDPSLNLPERIAAAAYRNRVVFRAFGDGILGFAPALSYTADDFDLLFARLRATLDEVSAQTDVRRALDAAHARAA; from the coding sequence ATGATCATTCCATCGCTGATCGAAGCCGATCGTCGGCATCTGATCCATCCCGTCGTCAGCTACCGCGCGCACGAGGCGCGCGGCGTCACCGTGCTCGATTCCGCCGACGGCGTGTTCCTGCGCGACGCCGAAGGCAACGAACTCCTCGACGCGTTCTCCGGCCTCTGGTGCGTGAACGTCGGCTATGGCCGCGACAGCATCGTCAAGGCCGCGGCCGAGCAGATGGCGCGCCTGCCGTATGCGACCGCGTATTTCCACTTCGGCTCCGCGCCCGCGATCAAGCTCGCCGAGAAGCTGACCGCGCTCGCGCCGAAGTCGCTCGCACGCGTCTACTTCACGCTCGGCGGCTCGGACGCCGTCGATTCCGCGCTGCGCTTCATCACGCATTACTTCAACGCGACGGGCCGTCCGCAGAAGAAGCACGTGATCGCGCTCGAGCGCGGCTATCACGGCTCGTCGTCGATCGGAGCCGGGCTCACCGCGCTCGCGACGTTCCATCGCCACTTCGACGTGCCGCAGCCGACCCAGCATCACATCGAATCGCCGTACGCATACCGCCATCCGGCAGGCCACGACGATGCGGCGCTGATCGCCGCGTCGGTCGCGGCGCTCGAGGCGAAAGTCGCCGAGCTGGGGGCCGAGCGCGTCGCCGCGTTCTTCTGCGAGCCGGTGCAGGGCTCGGGCGGCGTGATCGTGCCGCCCTTCGGCTGGCTCAAGGCGATGCGCGACGCGTGCTCGCGGCTCGGCATCCTGTTCGTCGCCGACGAAGTCATCACCGGCTTCGGCCGCACCGGCCCGCTCTTCGCGTGCGAGGCCGAGGGCGTCGAGCCCGATCTGATGACGGTCGCGAAGGGGCTGACGGCGGGCTACGCGCCGATGGGCGCGGTGCTGATGTCCGACGAGATCTATCGGGGAATCGCCGACGGCGGCGCCGCCGACGCCGCGATCGGCCACGGCCACACGTATTCCGCGCACCCGGTGAGCGCGGCGATCGCGCTCGAAGTGCTGCGCCTCTATCACGAAGGCGGGCTGCTCGAAAACGGCATCGCGCATGCGCCGCGCTTCGCGCGCGAGCTCGACGCGCTGCGCGCGCATCCGCTCGTCGGCGATGCGCGTTCGCGCGGGCTGCTCGGCGCGCTCGAGCTCGTCGCCGACAAGGCGAGCAAGGCGCGCTTCGATCCGTCGCTCAATCTGCCCGAACGGATCGCGGCGGCGGCGTACCGCAACCGCGTCGTGTTCCGCGCGTTCGGCGACGGCATCCTCGGCTTCGCGCCCGCGCTCAGCTACACGGCGGACGATTTCGACTTGCTGTTCGCGCGGCTGCGCGCGACGCTCGACGAAGTGTCCGCGCAAACCGACGTGCGGCGCGCGCTCGACGCAGCGCACGCGCGAGCCGCGTGA
- a CDS encoding 2-hydroxyacid dehydrogenase — protein MTFVYKADPARGAQWARLFAEKAPDVPFRLWPDIGDPSAVRYLAAWQPPDAPLRLMPNLEVVFSVGAGVDQFDLSCVPAHVPVVRMIEPGIVEGMVEYVMQAVLTIHRDMFDYAALQRMQVWRAKPVRAAASRRVGVLGLGMLGQAVLDALRRFGFPCAGWSRSPRTLEGVDCYAGETGLAALLARSDILVCLLPLTPETRGLLDMPLFDALPDGASLIHIGRGPQLVEAALLDSLSSGKLDSAIVDVTDPEPLPAGHPFWTHPRIRITPHIASATRPDTAVDAVLANLARHRAGEPMVGVVDRARGY, from the coding sequence ATGACCTTCGTCTACAAGGCCGATCCGGCGCGCGGCGCGCAGTGGGCGCGCCTTTTCGCGGAAAAAGCGCCTGATGTCCCGTTCCGTCTGTGGCCCGACATCGGCGATCCGTCCGCCGTCCGCTATCTGGCCGCGTGGCAGCCGCCCGACGCTCCGCTGCGGCTGATGCCGAATCTCGAAGTCGTGTTCTCGGTCGGCGCGGGCGTCGATCAGTTCGATCTGTCCTGCGTGCCCGCGCACGTCCCGGTCGTGAGGATGATCGAGCCGGGGATCGTCGAGGGGATGGTCGAATACGTGATGCAGGCCGTGCTGACGATTCATCGCGACATGTTCGACTACGCGGCGCTGCAGCGCATGCAGGTGTGGCGAGCGAAGCCGGTGCGCGCCGCCGCGTCGCGGCGCGTCGGCGTGCTCGGCCTCGGCATGCTCGGGCAGGCGGTGCTCGACGCGCTGCGCCGCTTCGGCTTTCCGTGCGCGGGCTGGAGCCGCTCGCCGCGCACGCTGGAGGGCGTCGACTGCTACGCGGGCGAAACGGGGCTCGCCGCGCTGCTCGCGCGCTCGGACATCCTCGTGTGCCTGCTGCCGCTCACGCCCGAAACGCGCGGGCTGCTCGACATGCCGTTGTTCGACGCGCTGCCGGACGGCGCGTCGCTGATCCACATCGGCCGCGGCCCGCAGCTCGTCGAAGCGGCGCTCCTCGACTCGCTCTCATCGGGCAAGCTCGACAGCGCGATCGTCGACGTGACGGACCCGGAGCCGCTGCCGGCGGGACACCCTTTCTGGACGCATCCGCGCATCCGGATCACGCCGCACATCGCGAGCGCGACGCGGCCCGACACGGCGGTCGACGCGGTGCTCGCGAATCTCGCGCGGCATCGCGCGGGGGAGCCGATGGTGGGCGTCGTCGATCGCGCGCGCGGCTATTAG
- a CDS encoding GNAT family N-acetyltransferase — MAETNASRTLAFRPFTQDDIDTAQRLSSCFQWPHRVDDWRFVAKLGSGFVAQDGSGVIGTALGWRYGREHASLGMVIVAPDQQGRGIGRELLARIVDDLGERTLFLHATPAGKPLYAKFGFKPTGITEQHQGAAFHPPLISLPPGERLRPIGVNDTARLGALASRACGYDRSAVIDALLDVASGIALDRDGELLGFALFRRFGRGHAIGPVIAPDTLRAQALISHWLALHAGMFVRIDVPGDSGLSDWLEELGLRRVDSVVAMVRGAAPQRDPALRQFAIVNQALG, encoded by the coding sequence GTGGCCGAAACCAACGCCTCCCGCACGCTCGCCTTTCGCCCGTTTACCCAGGACGACATCGACACTGCCCAGCGCCTGTCCAGTTGCTTTCAGTGGCCGCATCGCGTCGACGACTGGCGCTTCGTCGCGAAGCTCGGCAGCGGCTTCGTCGCGCAAGACGGCAGCGGCGTGATCGGCACCGCGCTCGGCTGGCGCTACGGCCGCGAGCACGCGTCGCTCGGCATGGTGATCGTCGCGCCGGACCAGCAGGGCCGCGGCATCGGCCGCGAGCTGCTCGCGCGGATCGTCGACGATCTCGGCGAGCGCACGCTGTTCCTGCACGCGACGCCCGCCGGCAAGCCGCTCTACGCGAAGTTCGGCTTCAAGCCGACCGGCATCACCGAGCAGCACCAGGGCGCCGCGTTTCATCCGCCGCTGATTTCGCTGCCGCCCGGCGAGCGCCTGCGTCCGATCGGCGTCAACGACACGGCGCGCCTCGGCGCGCTCGCATCGCGCGCGTGCGGCTACGACCGCAGCGCCGTGATCGACGCGTTGCTCGACGTCGCGAGCGGCATCGCGCTCGATCGCGACGGCGAGCTGCTCGGCTTCGCGCTGTTCCGCCGCTTCGGCCGCGGCCATGCGATCGGGCCGGTGATCGCGCCGGACACGCTGCGCGCGCAGGCGCTGATCAGCCACTGGCTCGCGCTGCACGCCGGCATGTTCGTGCGAATCGACGTGCCCGGCGACAGCGGCCTGTCCGACTGGCTCGAAGAGCTCGGGCTGCGGCGCGTCGACTCGGTCGTCGCGATGGTGCGCGGCGCGGCGCCCCAGCGCGATCCTGCGCTGCGGCAGTTCGCGATCGTCAATCAGGCGCTCGGCTGA
- a CDS encoding DUF3734 domain-containing protein translates to MKPRARTEKQAVDPADLHNEASVPNALEQEHAHTHTPFHDLPYETIALVLQGGGALGAYQAGVFEGLHEAGIPLNWIAGISIGALNTALIAGNPPERRVERLREFWNTICQPAFFPALPAMFESALFNSHEYVRTFFTASQAASAVVQGQRGFFVPRFPPPLPGSTHPPEKVSYYDTSALRSTLLKLCDFDRINSGETRVSVGAVNVGTGNFIYFDNAKTTLRPEHFMASGALPPAFPPVEIDGEFYWDGGIVSNTPLMEVLRASPRRDTLAFQVDLWSARGPLPESMNDVTERTKDVQYSSRTRLITDTLQREQRFRNVLRRVLDQVPEEMRKNDPWCQQAETLSCGKRYNVQHLIYQQKAYEQHYKDYQFGASTMRDHWSAGLADIRKTLAVKNGLALPDNDAGFVTHDIHRIR, encoded by the coding sequence ATGAAGCCGCGCGCCCGCACCGAAAAGCAGGCCGTCGATCCGGCGGATCTGCACAACGAAGCAAGCGTGCCGAATGCGCTCGAGCAAGAGCACGCGCACACGCACACGCCGTTCCATGATTTGCCGTACGAAACGATCGCGCTCGTGCTGCAAGGCGGCGGCGCGCTCGGCGCGTATCAAGCGGGCGTGTTCGAAGGGCTGCACGAAGCGGGCATTCCGCTCAACTGGATCGCCGGCATCTCGATCGGCGCGCTGAACACGGCGCTGATCGCGGGCAATCCGCCCGAACGGCGCGTCGAGCGGCTGCGCGAGTTCTGGAACACGATCTGCCAGCCCGCGTTCTTCCCCGCGCTGCCGGCCATGTTCGAATCCGCGCTCTTCAACAGCCACGAATACGTGCGCACGTTCTTCACCGCGAGCCAGGCGGCGAGCGCGGTCGTGCAGGGACAGCGCGGCTTCTTCGTGCCGCGCTTCCCGCCGCCGCTGCCGGGCTCGACGCATCCGCCGGAAAAGGTCAGCTATTACGACACGTCCGCGCTGCGCTCGACGCTCCTGAAGCTGTGCGACTTCGACCGGATCAATTCGGGCGAGACGCGCGTGTCGGTCGGCGCGGTGAACGTCGGTACGGGCAACTTCATCTACTTCGACAACGCGAAGACGACGCTGCGCCCCGAGCATTTCATGGCGTCGGGCGCGCTGCCGCCCGCATTTCCGCCCGTCGAGATCGACGGCGAGTTCTACTGGGACGGCGGCATCGTGTCGAACACGCCGCTGATGGAAGTGCTGCGCGCGTCGCCGCGACGCGACACGCTCGCGTTCCAGGTCGACCTGTGGAGCGCGCGCGGGCCGCTGCCCGAATCGATGAACGACGTGACCGAGCGCACGAAGGACGTTCAGTATTCGAGCCGCACGCGCCTCATCACCGACACGCTGCAGCGCGAGCAGCGCTTTCGCAACGTACTGCGCCGCGTGCTCGATCAGGTGCCCGAGGAAATGCGCAAGAACGATCCGTGGTGCCAGCAGGCCGAGACGCTGTCGTGCGGCAAGCGCTACAACGTTCAGCATCTGATCTATCAGCAGAAGGCGTACGAGCAGCACTACAAGGACTATCAGTTCGGCGCGTCGACGATGCGCGACCACTGGTCCGCGGGCCTCGCGGACATCCGCAAGACGCTCGCCGTGAAGAACGGCCTTGCGCTGCCGGACAACGACGCAGGCTTCGTCACGCACGACATTCACCGGATTCGGTGA
- a CDS encoding 3-hydroxybutyrate dehydrogenase — translation MSNLNGKTAVVTGAASGIGKEIALELARAGAAVAIADLNQDGANAVAEQIKQAGGKAIGVAMDVTNEDAVNAGIDKVAETFGSVDILVSNAGIQIVNPIENYAFADWKKMQAIHVDGAFLTTKAALKHMYRDDRGGVVIYMGSVHSHEASPLKSAYVTAKHGLLGLARVLAKEGAKHNVRSHVVCPGFVRTPLVDKQIPEQAKELGISEEEVVKKVMLGQTVDGVFTTVEDVAKTVLFLSAFPSAALTGQSFVVSHGWFMQ, via the coding sequence ATGAGCAATCTGAATGGCAAAACTGCAGTCGTGACGGGCGCGGCAAGCGGCATCGGCAAGGAAATCGCGCTGGAGCTCGCGCGTGCGGGCGCGGCGGTCGCGATCGCCGATCTGAATCAGGACGGCGCGAACGCGGTGGCCGAGCAGATCAAGCAGGCGGGCGGCAAGGCGATCGGCGTCGCGATGGACGTGACCAACGAGGACGCGGTCAACGCCGGCATCGACAAGGTTGCCGAGACGTTCGGCTCGGTCGACATTCTGGTGTCGAACGCGGGCATCCAGATCGTCAATCCGATCGAGAACTACGCGTTCGCCGACTGGAAGAAGATGCAGGCGATTCACGTCGACGGCGCGTTCCTCACGACGAAGGCCGCGCTCAAGCACATGTACCGGGACGATCGCGGCGGCGTCGTGATCTATATGGGCTCGGTGCATTCGCACGAGGCGTCGCCGCTGAAGTCGGCGTACGTGACGGCGAAGCACGGGCTGCTGGGGCTTGCGCGCGTGCTGGCGAAGGAAGGCGCGAAGCACAACGTGCGCTCGCACGTGGTGTGTCCGGGCTTCGTGCGCACGCCGCTCGTCGACAAGCAGATTCCGGAGCAGGCGAAAGAGCTCGGGATCAGCGAGGAGGAAGTGGTGAAGAAGGTGATGCTCGGGCAGACGGTCGACGGGGTGTTCACGACCGTCGAGGACGTCGCGAAGACGGTGCTGTTTCTGTCGGCGTTCCCGAGCGCGGCGCTCACCGGCCAGTCGTTTGTCGTCAGCCACGGCTGGTTCATGCAATGA
- a CDS encoding acetoacetate decarboxylase: MKPSQVRSNAFAMPLTSPAFPMGPYRFVNREFLIITYRTDIDRLREIVPEPLEVKEPLVHYEFIRMPDSTGFGDYTESGQVIPVEYNGQPGGYTLAMYLNDHPPIAGGRELWGFPKKLAQPTLETHIDTLLGTLDYGPVRVATGTMGYKHRELDLEEQAKRLAGANFLLKIIPHVDGSARVCELVRYYLQDIKMKGAWTGPASLQLAPHALAPVADLPVLEIVEARHLLADLTLGLGEVVYDYLAQ; encoded by the coding sequence ATGAAGCCCAGCCAAGTCCGATCGAATGCATTCGCGATGCCGCTCACGAGCCCCGCGTTTCCGATGGGCCCCTACCGTTTCGTCAATCGGGAATTCCTGATCATTACCTACCGCACCGATATCGACCGCCTCCGCGAAATCGTGCCCGAGCCGCTCGAAGTGAAGGAGCCGCTCGTCCATTACGAATTCATCCGCATGCCGGATTCGACGGGCTTCGGCGATTACACCGAGAGCGGCCAGGTGATCCCCGTCGAGTACAACGGCCAGCCGGGCGGCTACACGCTCGCGATGTATCTGAACGATCACCCGCCGATCGCGGGCGGCCGCGAATTGTGGGGATTCCCGAAGAAACTCGCGCAGCCGACGCTCGAGACGCACATCGACACGCTGCTCGGCACGCTCGACTACGGCCCCGTGCGCGTCGCGACGGGCACGATGGGCTACAAGCATCGGGAGCTCGATCTCGAAGAGCAGGCGAAACGCCTCGCGGGCGCGAACTTCCTGCTGAAGATCATTCCACACGTCGACGGCTCGGCGCGCGTGTGCGAGCTCGTGCGCTACTACCTGCAGGACATCAAGATGAAAGGCGCATGGACGGGCCCCGCGTCGCTGCAGCTCGCGCCGCACGCGCTCGCGCCCGTCGCCGATCTGCCGGTGCTCGAGATCGTCGAGGCGCGGCACCTGCTCGCCGATTTGACGCTCGGCCTCGGCGAAGTCGTCTACGATTACCTCGCGCAGTGA
- a CDS encoding undecaprenyl-diphosphatase: MQNFNLAVFSALNAGSAPHLAAVRFGVFAADWLVYAVPALLLLTWVMGARATRRQAIEAGVGACVALALAQVIGHFWYSPRPFALGIGTQLIPHAPDGSFPSDHATFVCSVAAGLLVAGATRAAGVVLAVIAAVVGWGRIYVGVHWPLDIAGGALVGTAGALAAHLYGRPVTALLERVGESVHAVAFTRLHERSIRVD; the protein is encoded by the coding sequence ATGCAAAACTTCAATCTCGCTGTTTTTTCCGCGCTCAATGCGGGTTCTGCGCCGCATCTCGCCGCCGTTCGCTTCGGCGTGTTCGCCGCCGACTGGCTCGTCTACGCGGTGCCCGCGCTGCTGCTGCTGACCTGGGTGATGGGCGCGCGTGCGACGCGTCGCCAGGCGATCGAAGCGGGCGTCGGCGCATGCGTCGCGCTCGCGCTCGCGCAGGTGATCGGCCACTTCTGGTATTCGCCGCGGCCGTTCGCGCTCGGCATCGGCACGCAATTGATTCCGCATGCGCCCGACGGTTCGTTCCCGAGCGATCACGCGACCTTCGTCTGCAGCGTCGCGGCGGGCCTGCTCGTCGCCGGCGCGACGCGCGCGGCGGGCGTCGTGCTCGCCGTCATCGCGGCGGTGGTCGGCTGGGGGCGCATCTATGTCGGCGTGCACTGGCCGCTCGATATCGCGGGCGGCGCGCTCGTCGGAACCGCCGGTGCGCTCGCCGCGCATCTGTACGGCCGCCCGGTGACGGCGCTGCTCGAGCGCGTCGGCGAATCGGTGCACGCTGTCGCGTTCACGCGATTGCACGAGCGCTCGATCCGCGTCGATTGA
- a CDS encoding siderophore-interacting protein encodes MTQPTTERAVVRVRHTLKFRLLQVKRVAKVTPHLMRVTLTGDELDDFESASFDDHVKVFFPPPGEDAPARPEFGPNGIVFPEDKPRPVARDFTPRRYDRAARELDLDFVLHHPGPASQWAAQARVGQTLGIGGPRGSFVIPKDFDWHLLIGDDTALPAVARRLEELPAGTRVAAVLEVADPSAQIEFATEANLYVMWRHRDDAANGERGASRLVDALRELPLPAGDGYVWAAGEAAAMRGVREHLCRERGVAKSRIRASAYWKHGAVAVHESLED; translated from the coding sequence ATGACCCAACCGACTACCGAGCGCGCCGTCGTTCGCGTGCGCCATACGCTGAAATTCCGCCTGTTGCAGGTCAAGCGCGTTGCCAAGGTGACGCCGCATTTGATGCGCGTGACGCTGACGGGCGACGAACTCGACGATTTCGAATCGGCGTCGTTCGACGATCACGTGAAGGTCTTCTTCCCGCCGCCCGGCGAAGACGCGCCCGCACGCCCCGAATTCGGCCCGAACGGCATCGTGTTTCCCGAAGACAAGCCGCGCCCCGTCGCGCGCGATTTCACGCCGCGCCGATACGATCGCGCCGCGCGCGAGCTCGATCTCGATTTCGTGCTGCATCATCCGGGGCCCGCGTCGCAATGGGCCGCGCAGGCGCGCGTCGGACAGACGCTCGGCATCGGCGGTCCGCGCGGTTCATTCGTGATCCCGAAGGATTTCGACTGGCATCTGCTGATCGGCGACGACACCGCGCTGCCCGCCGTCGCACGGCGACTCGAGGAATTGCCGGCCGGGACGCGCGTCGCCGCGGTGCTGGAAGTGGCCGATCCGTCGGCGCAGATCGAATTCGCGACCGAGGCGAACCTGTACGTCATGTGGCGTCATCGCGACGATGCGGCGAATGGCGAGCGAGGCGCGAGCCGGTTGGTCGACGCGTTGCGGGAACTGCCGCTGCCGGCCGGCGACGGCTACGTGTGGGCGGCCGGCGAAGCGGCCGCGATGCGCGGCGTGCGCGAGCACCTGTGCCGCGAGCGCGGCGTCGCGAAATCGCGGATTCGCGCGTCCGCTTACTGGAAGCACGGCGCGGTTGCGGTGCACGAATCGCTCGAAGACTGA
- a CDS encoding PadR family transcriptional regulator, with protein sequence MRHAHLFSRRDCGMHASSGPGPLEMFRHMIGGHRRGGGRHGFGPFGGFGGGPGGFSGFGGDDAMPRGRQFSADDLQLLLLALLAEQPSHGYELIKALDTRSSGFYAPSPGMVYPALTYLEELGYVTVQAEGNRKRYALADAGRAHLDAQRERVDLLFAKLAHLGRKMEFMRRAFAGETPAAEDDTHGWLPEFVDARMALKQALFRKSGADADEQRRIAAILRRAVADIEGRTEG encoded by the coding sequence ATGCGCCACGCTCACCTGTTTTCGCGCCGCGATTGCGGCATGCATGCCTCGTCCGGCCCCGGTCCGCTCGAGATGTTCCGCCACATGATCGGCGGCCATCGCCGCGGCGGCGGCCGGCACGGCTTCGGTCCATTCGGCGGCTTCGGCGGCGGCCCGGGCGGTTTCAGCGGCTTCGGCGGGGACGATGCGATGCCGCGCGGCCGTCAATTCAGCGCCGACGACCTGCAGTTGCTGCTGCTCGCGCTGCTCGCCGAACAGCCGAGCCACGGCTACGAGCTGATCAAGGCGCTCGACACGCGCTCGAGCGGCTTCTACGCGCCGAGCCCCGGCATGGTGTATCCGGCGCTCACGTACCTCGAAGAGCTCGGCTACGTGACCGTGCAGGCCGAAGGCAACCGCAAGCGCTACGCGCTCGCCGATGCGGGCCGCGCGCATCTCGACGCGCAGCGCGAGCGCGTCGACCTGCTGTTCGCGAAGCTCGCGCATCTCGGCCGCAAAATGGAGTTCATGCGCCGCGCATTCGCCGGCGAAACGCCCGCCGCCGAAGACGACACGCACGGCTGGCTGCCGGAATTCGTCGACGCGCGGATGGCGCTCAAGCAAGCGCTCTTTCGCAAAAGCGGCGCCGACGCCGACGAGCAGCGCCGCATTGCGGCGATCCTGCGGCGCGCCGTCGCCGACATCGAAGGCCGGACCGAGGGCTGA